From a region of the Desulfovibrio litoralis DSM 11393 genome:
- a CDS encoding AAA family ATPase, with protein MSSNFTSEFVAIFGKRHTSFPYYPDMLEAKYMFKALVESECTKRGPEKLPWFPKNCNMNIEQNFFFSHPQQLGYKSYIELYAKVKNYSIDNAINELVEQYSLNSLLHFWGLSPQYIDKKSCERLNYDLVNWNSWHTNDHLFNLPDSITAGEQNLLSKSIIRFIDQSIAYGTTEIERGYCGYVKYKNIDNKPILLPMITKRKNTVAFNYQPERSVEYFLSPGVPNTCSQQNGYTWPLLGRNLLEYRPKIVFLCEDLLLAEYLNNMVSDSNRYTKKDFVAVAPYASGKFLENVDFSNLLGMNVIYIPAINRDSYLNVDKYEKKCTKVYINSFKIYHNALVWDGYAAKPDDFGSLADPFERFLGEKSVNLFGRESGVLGEIVESSLSSAQYQRFCFKVGLHETKPEPMSSSSPSVAEILHREINPSQEVYTDCFSGANSLGLIVANQNSGKSYLAVSLAMARSCGIDFLSFKRLEKTKVLYLAAEDSQDVFASIVQRANKALKCSSADLEEYFKFELFRETNLNCILDLCKEETQLHVKKCISKHEPKLIIFDNLISFCPGFRQKGGSAWKDVFSFVKQIEKEHGCAVLLVHHSNKDDEAAGSRDIEAQCQNVVTIQKHNFDKNTNTSAVNENAANNGGLNIQLKFTKCKAYPQLENKPYNLTLNNLNTCPDANPNWLIHDADTNNIYSTEQPEFEPFDNTDNLGEIINYASSRGVFAREDIEKKLGYRKSAVNNMLKVLVENKKINKIGEGKSTRYSLRV; from the coding sequence ATGAGTAGCAATTTTACATCAGAGTTTGTAGCGATCTTTGGTAAAAGACATACATCTTTCCCCTATTATCCAGATATGCTTGAAGCAAAATACATGTTCAAGGCATTAGTTGAGTCTGAATGCACCAAACGTGGCCCAGAAAAATTACCATGGTTTCCAAAAAATTGTAATATGAACATAGAACAAAATTTTTTTTTCAGTCACCCCCAACAACTAGGCTATAAAAGTTACATTGAATTGTATGCTAAAGTAAAAAACTATTCAATTGATAATGCTATTAATGAATTGGTTGAACAATATAGCCTTAATAGTCTTCTACATTTTTGGGGGTTATCTCCCCAATATATTGATAAGAAAAGCTGTGAGCGTTTAAATTATGATTTAGTAAACTGGAACTCTTGGCATACAAATGACCACTTGTTCAATCTGCCTGATTCCATCACTGCAGGGGAGCAAAACTTATTATCAAAGAGTATAATTCGTTTTATTGATCAATCAATTGCGTATGGAACCACAGAAATAGAACGTGGCTATTGTGGTTATGTTAAATATAAAAACATTGATAACAAGCCAATTTTGTTGCCCATGATAACTAAAAGAAAAAACACAGTTGCTTTTAATTATCAACCAGAACGTTCTGTAGAATATTTTTTATCTCCAGGCGTTCCTAACACCTGTTCACAACAAAATGGTTATACGTGGCCACTTTTGGGTCGTAATTTGTTGGAATATAGACCAAAAATAGTATTTTTATGCGAAGACTTGCTCTTGGCAGAATATTTAAACAATATGGTCAGTGATTCTAACAGGTATACCAAAAAAGATTTTGTTGCTGTTGCTCCATACGCTTCTGGGAAATTTTTAGAAAATGTCGACTTTAGTAATTTATTGGGCATGAATGTCATATACATACCTGCTATAAATAGAGACAGCTACTTAAATGTAGATAAGTATGAAAAAAAATGTACAAAGGTCTATATAAACTCATTTAAAATATATCATAATGCGTTAGTGTGGGATGGTTATGCTGCTAAACCTGATGATTTTGGCAGCTTAGCAGACCCGTTCGAGAGATTTTTAGGTGAAAAGTCTGTTAACCTATTTGGCAGAGAATCTGGAGTTCTTGGTGAAATTGTAGAATCAAGTTTGAGCTCTGCACAATATCAACGCTTTTGCTTTAAAGTTGGTTTGCATGAAACTAAGCCAGAGCCAATGTCATCAAGCTCTCCTAGTGTTGCTGAAATTCTTCATCGTGAAATAAACCCATCGCAAGAGGTGTATACTGATTGCTTTTCAGGAGCTAATTCACTTGGCCTAATAGTTGCTAATCAAAATTCTGGCAAAAGCTATTTAGCTGTCAGTCTTGCTATGGCAAGAAGCTGCGGAATAGATTTCCTAAGTTTTAAAAGGCTAGAAAAGACAAAAGTATTATACTTAGCAGCAGAAGATTCTCAAGATGTGTTTGCCTCAATTGTTCAGCGAGCCAACAAGGCTTTAAAATGTTCGAGCGCTGATCTTGAAGAATATTTTAAGTTTGAGCTTTTTAGGGAAACAAATTTAAATTGTATTTTAGATTTGTGCAAGGAGGAAACCCAACTACATGTAAAGAAATGTATATCAAAACATGAGCCTAAATTAATTATTTTTGATAATTTGATTAGTTTTTGCCCTGGCTTTAGGCAAAAAGGAGGTTCAGCCTGGAAAGATGTTTTTAGTTTTGTAAAACAAATAGAGAAAGAACATGGTTGTGCCGTTTTACTTGTACATCATAGTAATAAAGATGATGAGGCTGCTGGTTCACGTGATATAGAAGCTCAATGCCAGAACGTGGTGACAATTCAAAAACATAATTTTGACAAAAATACTAACACTTCTGCGGTGAATGAAAACGCAGCAAATAATGGTGGATTGAATATCCAGTTGAAATTTACAAAATGTAAAGCTTATCCTCAATTGGAAAATAAGCCATACAATCTTACTTTAAACAATCTTAATACCTGCCCAGATGCTAACCCAAATTGGTTGATACATGATGCAGATACAAATAATATATACAGCACTGAGCAACCTGAATTTGAACCTTTTGATAATACAGATAATTTGGGAGAAATTATAAATTATGCAAGTTCAAGAGGGGTTTTTGCTAGAGAAGATATTGAAAAAAAATTGGGTTATAGAAAATCTGCTGTTAATAATATGTTAAAAGTTTTGGTTGAAAATAAA
- a CDS encoding helix-turn-helix domain-containing protein: MKKINFNHNSAVNLTKTTWLTEKQVASITGFSLSKLQKDRFHSTGLTYSKIGRAVRYSLEDLHAYMEQHRVVPYGQEG; this comes from the coding sequence ATGAAAAAAATAAATTTTAATCATAATAGTGCAGTTAATTTAACAAAAACTACCTGGCTAACAGAAAAACAAGTCGCAAGTATAACCGGATTCAGCCTTTCAAAGCTGCAGAAGGATAGATTTCATTCTACTGGGCTGACTTATTCTAAAATAGGCAGAGCCGTCCGTTATTCACTAGAAGATTTGCATGCATATATGGAACAACATCGAGTTGTTCCATATGGCCAGGAGGGTTAA
- a CDS encoding tyrosine-type recombinase/integrase: MKREKTKYPGVYFRLQKKIGSEVLERSYYIMYRIGGRGSKLIEEPVGKESEDMTPARANFIRSDRMRGKELSNVEQRKAQEEAILAESSRPIISRLWTLYNEDKPDRKVKKTDTYFYQKHLEKYFGDKEPSEIVTLDIDRMRLRLLKTLSPQTVKHILSLLRRLIRFGVIKGLCNQPEPSRQHFTFPIVDNQKTETLTQQQFESFMTALNEEEDQNLAAFMRLALVTGMRKGALMALQWTDIDFEQGFITLRGTVAKNGKTERIPISEPTRIILENIDVRNSLFVFPGKNGGQRKDFKRVAKRIKEKAGLPKDFRPLHGLRHTYASWLASSGKVDLYTLQKLLTHSSPQMTQRYAHLADEALQRAATVAGELFSEKQKRKPI, translated from the coding sequence ATGAAACGAGAAAAAACCAAATATCCGGGTGTATATTTTCGACTTCAGAAAAAAATTGGGTCTGAAGTTTTGGAGAGATCCTATTACATCATGTATCGCATCGGCGGGCGAGGTTCTAAATTAATAGAAGAGCCAGTAGGAAAAGAAAGCGAAGATATGACTCCCGCACGAGCTAATTTTATTAGAAGCGATCGAATGAGGGGCAAAGAACTTTCTAATGTGGAACAACGTAAAGCACAAGAAGAAGCGATACTTGCGGAATCTTCTCGTCCTATTATCAGTCGCCTTTGGACTTTATATAATGAGGATAAACCAGACAGAAAGGTAAAGAAAACAGATACCTATTTTTATCAAAAACACTTAGAAAAATATTTTGGAGATAAAGAGCCTTCAGAAATAGTAACTCTAGATATTGACAGAATGCGACTACGCCTTTTGAAAACACTTAGTCCTCAAACTGTAAAACATATACTTTCTTTATTGCGTCGTTTGATTCGCTTTGGAGTTATAAAAGGGTTATGTAATCAGCCAGAACCGTCTCGTCAGCATTTTACTTTTCCCATTGTGGATAATCAAAAAACAGAAACATTGACACAACAGCAGTTTGAATCTTTTATGACAGCCTTGAACGAAGAAGAAGATCAAAATCTGGCCGCTTTTATGCGTTTGGCTTTGGTTACTGGTATGCGAAAGGGGGCTCTTATGGCTCTACAGTGGACGGATATTGATTTTGAACAGGGTTTTATTACGTTACGTGGGACAGTCGCAAAAAATGGAAAAACAGAACGGATTCCTATTTCTGAGCCTACCCGTATAATCTTAGAGAACATAGATGTACGCAATAGTTTATTTGTTTTCCCTGGAAAAAACGGCGGACAGCGAAAAGACTTTAAGCGTGTAGCCAAAAGAATAAAAGAAAAAGCTGGTTTACCAAAAGATTTTCGTCCATTGCATGGACTACGGCATACCTATGCTTCATGGTTAGCGTCTTCTGGTAAGGTTGACCTGTATACCTTACAGAAACTGTTGACGCATTCATCACCGCAAATGACCCAACGTTATGCTCATCTAGCTGATGAAGCCTTACAAAGAGCAGCGACTGTTGCAGGAGAGCTATTTAGCGAAAAACAGAAGCGTAAGCCAATATAA